The Bdellovibrio sp. ZAP7 DNA segment CGATTTCTGTCGTGTCTTTGCAGGAAGTCGTCAACGTACCGGATGCAATCAGTCCGGTGCCCTTGGCACCCTCTTACCTCAAGGGCATTTTTAATCTGCGCGGCACAGTTATTCCTGTAGTCGACATGGGGACTTTACTCGATCTAAACCACTTGGAGGGTGCGGTCGGCAAAATTGCCGTGGTGGTCGCTGAGGGTGTGAAGATCGGTTTGTACTTTGATTCCACTTCGGAAATTCTAAATGTTCCGGTGGATTCAGTTTGCCATTTTAATGACAATCCTGAAGGTGTTCGCTCTGTCGTAAAATCAGTTTTAAAATTGAACAACGGTGAGCGCTTGGTGGAAGTGATTGAACCCGCCTCCCTTCTAAAAATTGAAAATATCGCGAGTCTTGCTACAACTTCGCAAAATGGCGCTGATGAGACCAAGAAAAAGAAGTTTACTCGTCGTCAGTGCATCACGTTTAAATCTGGCACTCGCGATTTCGGAATGAATTTGTCGGCCATCCGGGAAATCATCCGCGTACCTGAAATTAAAAGAAGCTCGATGCAAGTAAATTACTCCCTGGGGGTGGTCAGCTTGCGTGGAGTTGTGATTCCTGTCCTGGATTTTAAAAAGTTTCTGCATGTCGAAGAGGTCGGTCCGTCACTCGACGCGGAAGCGCAGCGAATTATCATTCTTAAAATTCAAGACTTCTATGTTGGCTTCTTGGTGGACTCTGTCGACAGTATCAAAACTTATTTTGAAGAAGATCTATTGCCGATTCCGATGTTCAAGCAGGAAAAGGTCAATATGATGCGAGGGATGCTGGCCGTTTCTGAAACTTGCAATGTCCTTCTCCTAGCAGAAGATCAGCTTTTCAGTGAAGGCGAGATTCACGAATTTACCCGGGGTCACAGTGCACTCTATTCTAAAGAAAACGCCAAAGCGTTGGAGAAAGAAACTGCGGGGGAGCGCCATCCGTATATCTCCTTTAAACTCGAATATATGCTTTCCACTCGCTTAAGCAGCGTGGATGAGATTGCAAATCTGACTGAAGACATGGTGAAGCCTCCGGGTTATCCCGATTATGTTGTTGGTGTTCAACACATGCGCGGCGAAGTGGTGACGTTGGTGGATTTGAGAATGTATTACGGGATGACCTATACCGGTGACTACTCGAACTCGCGCATTCTGATCGTGCGCGGAGCTCAGGGCAAAATTGGTTTGCTAGTAGACTCCGTAGAGTCGATTGATACCGTTGATGAAGCTAAAAAGATTAAGATCCCAAGCTTGTTTGCCAAAGATGCCATCACCGCACTTCGGGGTGACATTCAAGAAGTGATCGAGATGCCCGACCTCTCAGGGAAAAAGAAAATCTTCATGGTGCTCGACATGCCTGAAGTTCTGAATAAGCTTCTGAATCCGAACGGGAGCGCCGCCTAGCCATTCTCGAGGGAACTTCTGGGCCCTAACATCATGATACTATTGGGGGCTCGGTAAATAAATCGAGAAGCTTAGTTGCCTTAGTAAATGACATTTGTTAAACCAAGAGCATTCCAGATGGAGTGTTCTCTATGTCTTCAGTAGCAACGCCGCAATGGGCGCAAACGTTTCGTTCTCTTTCCGACAAACTTATTTCTCCGGCTTTTAAAGAAAAAATTAAGCAGAGTCCTCTGGGTAAAATCAATTTGAATCCCAAGCAGAAAAAGATCGCCAAGTGGGGTGGTATCGCCGCTTTGCTTCTGATTTCCATCGCAAGCTACAATATCTTTTTCTTTGAAAGCACCGATGATGCTTTCGTGAAAGCGCACTTACACACCGTCAGCCCACGCATTATCGGAACGGTGGTGGAAGTGATGGTGCAGGACAACCAGCATGTTAAAAAAGGCGATGTCTTAGTTCGTCTGGATAAACGTGATTATGAAGTTCAAGTCAAAGCCGCGCAAGCTCGCTACGGAAAATCGCACCGCGATCTGGGACGCTTTAAGGGATTTGAAAATCTGGGCCCTTCAGAGCGCCCGGTATTTGATCAATATCAATCGGATGCTTTAGTCACAGAGGCCGAGCTTCAAAAAGCTCAACTGCAATTGGAATACACGACGATTGTCGCTCCTGAAGACGGAAAAATCGGTAAAAGAAATGTCGAAACCGGAGAGCTGGTGCAACCGGGACAACCCTTGATGGCATTGATCGAGGAGGACCCTTGGATCGAAGCAAACTTTAAAGAAAATCAGATTCGCCATTTTAAGCCAGGACAAAAAGTTGAAATTAAAGTTGATGCGATTCCGGGTAAATCGTTCTTGGGTCGCTTAGACAGCGTGTCTCCGGGGTCGGGTTCTACGTTCTCGTTGTTGCCTCCCGATAACGCCACTGGAAACTTCACCAAGATCGTGCAACGTATTCCTGTTAAAATAGTTTTCGATAAAGAAGATATGAAAGGCTACGAAGATAAACTGATCTCTGGCATGTCCACCGAAGTCTCCGTCAGAATTCACTAATGTCTACAGCGGTAGCTCATGGTTCAAGCGCTGAACCTAAAATGGATTTCAAAGCCTGGCTCGCGGTTTTCGGTGCGGTGCTGGGCGCCTTTATGGCGATCCTCGATATTCAAATCACCAATGCTTCTATTCGTGACATCACGGGCGGATTAGGCGCGACCCTCGAAGAGGGTTCCTGGATTTCCACTTCCTATCTAGTTGCAGAAATCGTGATCATTCCGATCAGCGGTTGGTTGACCCGAGTTTTTTCCCTACGCACTTATCTGACTTGGACATCTATCCTGTTTTTAATTTTCTCGGTGGCTTGTGGTCTGGCGTGGAATTTGGAATCGATGATTGTCTTTCGTGCCTTGCAAGGGGCGACAGGCGGAGCCTTAATTCCTCTGGCATTTCAGGTAATCTTAAGAATGCCACCTTCCAAACGCAATGTTGGGATGGCGATGTTTGCCATCACCGCGACCTTTGCGCCAGCGATCGGTCCCACAGTTGGTGGTTATTTGACTCAGATGTTTCACTGGTCGGTCGTGTTTTATATGAATTTGATTCCGGGCATCTTTTTGATGGCAGCGATCTATTTTGGAATCGAGAAAGCACCCAAGCAACTGGAACTTTTAAAGCAGATCGATCGCTGGGGTATTATTACTATGGCGGTGGGACTTTCCTCGCTGACGATTTTTCTGGAAGAGGGCGAGCGCAAAGACTGGTTTAATTCTACGACGATCGTGTGGTTGGCGATTTTATCTGTGGTTTTCCTGATCGCCTTTCTGGTGATTGAATTGCGAATTAAGAATCCTTTTATCAATTTGCGTCTGCTCATGCAGAAAAATTTTGGTTTCGGATGTCTGGTGAACTTTGTGGTAGGACTGGCGATGTATGGGGCGCTTTACTTGCTCCCACTCTATCTTGCGACCATTCAAGGTTATAACTCGATAGATATCGGGCGTACCATGATGTGGGCGGGGATTCCGCAGCTTTTGATCCTGCCTTTTGTGCCTAAGATACTGGCCCGCGTGGATGCGCGTTGGCTGGCGTTTGTGGGAATTAACATTTTTGGTATCAGCTGTTTGATGAACAGTCATCTAACTGCTGACGTGGGATATGATCAACTGATGTGGTCCCAGATTGTCAGAGCTATGGGGCAACCTTTGCTGATGATTCCACTTTCGACGATTACCACGGGCTTGGTCGCTCCTCAGGACGTAGGCTCGGCCTCGGGTTTATTTAATATGTTGCGAAATTTGGGCGGCTCTGTTGGGATTGCCCTTTTAGGGACAATGATGAGTCACCGCGAGAAATTCCACTCGGCCATGCTTACTGAAGGTGTCAGTCTATTTCATAAAAATACTCAGCAGCGCATTTCTGATCTGCAGAATTTTTTTATGAGCAGTGGGGTTGATGTCACGACAGCTCATCAGAAAGCCATTGCGACTGTTGATATGTTGGTTCGCAAACAGGCAAACTTACTGAGTTTCAATGATTGCTTTAAAACAGTCGCTATCGCCTTGATCGCCAGCTCTGTTTTAATTTTATTGTGCGATAAAGTGAAAGGTGGAGGCGGCGGAGAAGCCCACTAGGACTTTTAACAGTCCCCGCAGGTCTTCTTAGATATTCTCTGGCCGCGAACGTATCCTAGGTTCTAAAAAAAGGAACTGGATATGAGCCGAATTTCATGCGTACTGATAGCTGCAGGAAGTTTTTCACCGGTCGTGGGAAAATCCCTTATTCGTGAAAACATTCTGGATATTTTAAATATTCCATTCGAAGAAGTTATAGCCGTCACGGAGCAGGATACTGAGGCCTATTGTCAGGCTCTTCGCGATCTTCCGTTAAAGGTCACTTACAATTCTGAATTCGCCTTGGGACAACATAGTTCCATCCGCAACGGTTTGACTCATTTACGCAAATACTATGACGGGGTTCTGGTTTTGCGTGCTGATGACGTTAATCAAGACGTGGATATTCTGCAGGACATGGTTTGCCTTTTCAGAGCCCAAATGGGTAAAAGTATTGTGCATCAGGCGGGTCGATCTTTGAATCTTCAACCGATGCTGATCCCTCGTGAATTTGTTCCCGACATTTTGCAATACGAAGATGGGGACCATGATTGCTCTTATCTGTTGAAACGCTACCCTGTGCGTGTCGCACCTTTGGCGGTCGCCGACAATTATCTGACGGACATCGGCCCCTCTGATGACTTCTCTATCACATTGGTGTCGCAACATGGGTGAGGATTTCTTTAGCCTCGGCATTGAAAGAGTCCCCGTCGGTGAAACCATTCAAGTCGACATTCCATTAAAGTTTGCCGCTGCGGCAAGTGGGCTGGCAGCGACTTATGGATGGCGCTTGCACATTAACGATACGACGGAAATGGAGGGCATTGAATTCGCGGATGTCCTGATTCAGATGGCGGCGGAAATTGCTCAGGCCCGAGGGACTAACATGCGCAGTCTTCGCGAAATCCTGGCTCCTGGAACTCCATGGATCGAACAGCCACCTTTGAAATCTAAGAAATGCGTTTTGTATGGTCGGTCGCGCGTGACGGAAAGTCTGGAAAGGCATTTAATGCTTTTGGATTTTCAACCGCGTATTGAAACTGATTTTGACAGCTTGGTGTTTCGCGCCGATGAGATCGTAATTGTAGCGACTCAAACGCCAAGAGACCTGGATTTGGTGGCCTGTGCCGTTATCGCTCGTTCTTCGCATGTGGCAATTGTGGGGGATGAAAAGCGTGCGCAAAGTATTATCAGACATTTAAACCGCTCCGAGGAGAAGATGGCTAAAGAGCCCGTTTATCTTCCAGCGGGTGTAGATATCGGCGCTCGCAATGCTGATGAAATGGCCCTAAGTATCGTGGTTGAGATCCTGCTTAGAGGCAGAATGAATTGAAACGAATTCAATGGTTTTGAGCTGATAAACAAAGTGATCCCGAAAATGGGAACACTATGTTTCAAAACCATTGATTCTATCGCATTCTCCGGCTATGTCCCTTCTTTAAAGCGGGAACGGACATGGTTGAGATCATCAAAACAGAATTGTTACGTCGCAAGAGAGACAATAAGAGCTACTCGTTGCGCGCTTTTGCGGATTTCCTGGAAATCTCTCCAGGCCGTCTTTCCGAGCTTCTTTCAGGCAAACGTTCCCTTAGCAAAAAGATGAAAATCAAAATTTCCGAACGTCTGGGGTTATCGGAGATGAATGAGCTTCTCGAGACGCAGCCTCAAAATCTGACTTTTTCGGATCGTACGGATTATCACTTTCTTTCAAACGATGCATTTACGGTTCTGGCTGATTGGTATCACTTTGCTATTTTGTCCTTGGCAGATACTGCCGATTTTAAAGCAGATCCCAAATGGATTGCAAAACGTCTGGGGATTTCTATTCTTGAAGCCACGGAAGCCCTGGCCCGTCTTCGGAAAGTCGGCGCCATTAAATTAAGTGGCAGCAAAATGACCAAGACCAATAAAAGCGTGCGAGCTGGAAACGGCTTAGACTCCCAGGCGTTGCGAATTTCTCATCGCCAAAGTATCGAGCAGGCAGTGATTTCACTGAATGAAACACCGGTGGACCTGCGCGATATCTCCAGCATCACGATGGCTATCGATCTAAAGAAGTTACCCATAGCAAAAAAGATCATCCAAGAGTTCCGGCACAAAATGGCTGACGTGATGGAGTCTGGGAATCAAACCGAAGTGTATAATCTGAACATTCAGCTGGTACCTGTTTCCACAAGAAGGACTTTATGAAATTTGTTTTGATAATAGCCTTTAGTTTCTTGTCTTCGCTTGCTTATGGGCAGTTTATTGACGGTCAAGATCGTGGTAACGGCGGCGATCAGTGTGAAATGCGTATTGGCGAAATCCGCGGTGATTTTGAAAAATGGATTATCAAAGGCGGTTCTGCCACTTTGCAACTGCCGTTGGGAATCACGCACGATCAATATTACAGAGCCATGTTGGAGCAAATGGCCAATGCATCTGTCAGTTGCACGGAAACCATTCTGAAGGTGGGAGCTGCAGAAAAAACTTGTCTGAACTTCCGCGACGGTCAGGACGTGCCTCGTATCCTTTGCAATGTGGAGCGCTTCATGAATGCGAAGGGCTCGGATCAGTATGTTTTGATTCATCACGAGTATGCGGGGTTAGCGCATTTCGAGATCAATGACGGAGAAAAATCTGACTATCGTATCTCGATGCAGATCGCAGATTATTACCGAGCGGACGGTGCGAATAAACTGGATAATGCTCCGGCACCAAAATGTTCGTTGGATCCGTTAAGATCTGTTTCAGACAGGATGGCAACGGCTATTTATGAAAACAAATTAGATTGTGTTCGCATGTTGGCGTCGCAGTTGGGATACCTTGAGCAAGTCTTGACCTACCGCTATGATCCTTTGATTAAAGAACTACCGAATGAAAATTGGTTTATTTTGCCGCCGGTTTCTTTTGCTGCGATTTTGGGACGTGTCGATGTGCTCAATATTCTGCTGGATGCGGGCTTCAATGTTAATTTCCTTCAGGGAGTGCATTATCCTCTTTCTATCGCGTCGAAGGCTGGCAACATCGAGTCCATCAAAGCTCTCGTGACAAGAGGTGCAGATCTGAAGCCAGTGAATGGAAAATGTTTCAGTCCGGTGGACGCCGCATTGACGAATCTGGAAGAGAAGTCATATCCCGTCGCTCGTGTTTATCGAACGGTGGAAACATTGTTGGAACTGGGTGCAGACTCCAATAGTATCAGCTTTGGTCGGACCACTCTTTCAAGAGCGGTGGAGAATTCGGAATTGGTGGACTTGCTAATTAAGCATGGAGCTTCCGTGTCTGCCGTCGATAAGTACGGCCGTAGCGCGATTTACTTTTGTCGTTCTGAAGGTTGTGTGGATCGTCTTGTAAAACTTGGTGCCGATGTCAATGCTCTCGATTATAGCGGCAGTCGCGCTATCGATATCGTTCCAACAGCCGCAGCAGTGAAGGCTCTGTTGAATCATGGTTCACCGCCTCGACGTAAATTAGTATCTGTTCCCCGAGATGTTGCTCCCTAAGTCGTTCCCAAAAACTGGAACAGTATGGCTGTTGACTGTCGTCGGTAAAATTGAATTTCGTTGCTGCGATAAAATCTTTCCTCTGAAATCGTATGTATGAAATCAGAAACTTCAGGATTCAATCGCGGTAATAGCTAATGGCAAGAATCAACTCTTATCAAATTCTTTTGGCTGAGTATGAGTCTCGGCAAAGTAAGAATAAGCGGTTCTCGCGCCGTGCGTTTGCGGCCTTGTTGGGCATTTCCAGTGGGCGCCTTCATGAGATCATGAATGGGCGTCATCCTATCACTTTGAAAATGGCGAAAAAATTAATTGCGAAGTTAAACCTGGAAGAAAGTAAAGCTGCCTATTTTTTGCGGTTGGTTGAAAGCGAAGCTTATCTTCGTGCCGATGGCCGTAAAAGAGTGCGCCCTAAAAGTACCCGCCTTTTATCTGAAGAGGAGTTTTCCATCGTTAGTGATTGGGAATACTTTGCTTTGATGGCACTCGCGGAAACGGCCACCTTTCGTTCAGAGATTCCCTGGCTTGCAAGGAAATTATCCATTCCCGAGGCACGCGCTACAGAGGTGGTTGAACATTTGCTAAAGCAAGGACTGTTGAACGTCAGTGAGAAGGGTGAGTTTAAGAACACTTATACATCGATGACCACCTTAATAGACATACCGTCAGAGGTCGTGCGGAAAGCCAATATCGAGTGTATTCGTCAGGCCATTGAAAATTTGGACAAAATTGATGTGATGAAAAGAGACGTGTCATCCTTAACTCTTCCGGTAGATATGGAGAAAATTCCCGAAGTGAAAGCTCTGATCCGGGAGTTTAAAAGCAAAGTCACCGCGTTGATGACTAAAGAGCAAACCACGGAAGTTTATAATTTAAACATTCAATTTGTCCCGGTTTCCGAGTTAGGGATATAAAAAAAAGGGCCCGCGTTTCCGCGAGCCCTGACTGCACGTTTATTCCAATGGTGGGGGATATTTTTCGATCATTTCCTTCATTGATGAACCATATCGGCCATTGGGAACTATCATTGTCGCTTTTCTCCAAGACGTCGTGGCCAGAATAAAGCGGCCTTGACCCACACCCGGAGCATAACCCCAAGTCTTGTTCACGGCAGCCGCATTCGGCCAGTAATCGGCACCCACATTGACTAAGTACTTCGCCACAGATCGATCGTCTGTTCCGCTCGCATTGTCCAGTATCAGAGCGGTCTCCATGCTCACAAAAACGGCGCGTACATCCTCGGGCACGATGGTATTTTGCGTTCCATAGCCATGGGCAAATTGCGGATACTTAGGCAAAAATGAAAGTCCACCACTTGCTTCCACTCGTGTGCCTTTATCTGCGGCGAACACGAAAGGATATCTCCAGGTATCCGTATAAGGAGCCTTATCAGTGATCAAAAGTTTCCAGGTGCGGGTTGCTTCGGAAAGAACATAGATCTTCAGATTTCTAAACTGCACACGGGTGTTGGTGGCTTTATTGCCTTCGGCTTCAAATACTTGCAGCCAAGAATTCAGCGTATAGCACCATGTCGGCTTGCTGTACTCAAACCAACTTGGAATATCCGCGCCCGAAGGTGATTGCATGATTATCATAGGATACTTTTGCCATTCGTAACGAATATCTGGAATCTTAGCTTCGTGCGAAGTCGCGAGCTGACCATTTACGATATCAACTATCGCCTGGGCTGGTGAAGCTGATGCCGTAGGCGACGGGGACGGAGACGGTGTTACTGACGGCGTAGGCGAAGGTTTCGGCGTTACCGACGGAGTAGGAGATGCTGAAGGTGAAGGAGATGGTTTTGGTGTCGCGGAAGGCGACGGTGTTGCGGTAGGTGTAGGTTTTCGATACCAGTTTCGTGATCTTGAAGCTTCCAAATTAACCGCTGATGAGTCTGCCTGGGGGGAACGCGTATCAGCAGGGCTGCAGCCACTTATGGCGGCGAGAAGTAAGGTCGATGTTCCAAGTCTTGTGTAAAGCCAATATCTCTTATCCATTCGAAAACCTCCTGTATAAATATCGGTTGTTTAACGACAGGACTCTTGTTTTGCGCGCAAGAATATGTCGGATGTGTTCTCAAACTAAATTTGCATTTTGGGAAACATGTCGAGATTTGAATAGAAGATCGACGTTTCCTGTTTTTAAGCAACCCCTTGGGAGCTTAGAGGATTTTGATTAGTAATCAAAATAAGATAGTGAAGTCGATTTTAGGACAAACAATCAAAGGAGATTGAAATGAAGGTTTTCAAACTAGCTCTTAGTATTCTTGCGTCTGCCGCGATTTCGCATGTGGCTCATGCCGCCGCCGACTACTCTGATTCTGCAGCTAATGAAATGCAAAAAACGGGGCCTAACACTCTTGAAAGAATGGGCTCTGTAGAGGCACGCGCGCAGGTAGTTAAGATCGATAAAAAATCTCGCGAGATTACTTTCAAGACGGAGGACGGCCAAAACGTAACGGTTGTTGCAGGGCCTGAAATCAGAAATTTTGATCAAATTAAAAAAGGCGACACACTTAAAGTGAACTACATGGAATCGTTGGTGCTAGAACTTAAGAAAAAAGTAAAAGCGGACAACGGCGTTGTTGCTTCAACAGATATTGTTCGTTCTGCGCCGGGTGAAAAACCAGGTGGTCAAGTTGTGCAGCAGCTTACTGCAACGGGCACAGTGACGAAAGTTGACAAAAAGAAACAGGAAGTAACGGTTAAGGGGCCGCGGCGTACTATTAGCTTCCACGTAAAAGATCAAAGCGTCCTTGATGAATTGAAAAAGGGCGATCAAATCGAAGCGAAGTACACAGAAGCATTGGCTGTTTCAGTTGAAACGATCAAACGCTGATTAAAGAGCGCTCTTGTAGAAACAAAACCCCGGTCTGCACCGGGGTTTTTTATTTTAGCGACCTGGAGGAGGTGAGCTTGGGTTGGGAGATCCCGGAGAGATCGAAGTTCCGCTGCCTGGCAGCTGATTTGTATTTGGCATGTTATTCGATGAGGGCGATGAGTTCGTATTCCAATTGCGATTCGAAGGATTGGAGTTGATGTTCTGCGAGTCTCTCATTGTGTCCGTATTGGTGTTGGTGGGGGCAGAAGCACTGCCGCTCATAGGATTTGGTTGAGTCAGGCCCGGATTAGTTTGACTCGGATTTGGATTGGTACCCTGATAAGTGCTGGGGTTTGCCATCTGTTGTTGTTGCTGAGTTCTGTAGGGATCGTTTTGAGAAGTCTGAGCCCACGCGCAATTGGCCATTACAGTCAGAGCAGAAATTAGAGCTAAGGTTTTCATAGGCACTCCTATATAAAACGGTCCCGCTTTTATGCGGGACCCGAGTTGAACTTAGTGGTTCGGATTTTGAGTTGTGCTGCTCGCGCTAGAGCCTGCGCGCTTTCCCGAGGAAGACCCCTTAGTCGAAGATGTGCCTCCGTCTGTGCTGGATTCACTTTGTGAAGAAGATGAAGACCAGTCATGAGTGGATTCTTTTTGTACGCGGATGTTGTTCGTGACTTCTTTCACCGATGACACACGTTCTGCCAAATCTTCAGCCATGTGTTTCATACGACGTTCATTTACAGTTCCTGACAAGGTGACTTCGCCATTTTTAACTTCAACTTCGATGTCATTGGCATCGATTTCAGAGTGACGAGTCAGCATCTCACACACATCTTCTTTGATGCGGTCGTCTGAACGAGTATAAGATTTTGGGCCACGTCCTTCAAAGCTTGCGCTGCTTGAGCTGCGGCGCGCCTCATCGCGGTCTTGTCCACCACGAGAAGATCCATAGCTGTCTTCACGTAGACGATCGCCCCGGCCGGAATAGGATTGGGAGCCGGAATAGTCACGGTCTGAATAACTTTGAGAACTATAGTCTCTGCCATAGCTGCCATAGCTTGGTGAAGAATCCGACTCTCTGTCTTCATTGCTGCCGAAGCGTGAACTTTCATTACGGTCCATGTTATTGCGATCCCATCCGCGGTCGCTGCGATAGTCACCACGATCTGTACGAGAATCACGGCTAGATCCACTCATGCGGTTGCGATTATTGTAATCGCGGCTGATGTTGGCGTTGGTGTCATAATCACTGGTTGCTTGCCAGTTGTTGGAATAGCGATCTTCGTTTGAGCTATAACGGTCGGTCCCGTAACGAATGTCGCCGCGATTGCTGCCACGGCCATAAGCGCCGCGTGTACCGCCTTCAAAGTCCCAGTCGCGACGGCTGCTGGAGCCTTCCATATTATAGTCGCGGGCACTTTCATCTTCATTGTAGCTTGAGAAGTTGCCACGTTGTGAATCTCTGTCGCCACTCCAACGGGATTCATTTCGGGAAGAATAGGATCCTTGTGAAGAATAAGGGCGGCGGC contains these protein-coding regions:
- a CDS encoding chemotaxis protein CheW; this translates as MSAVSGKKALNKLQMFASFKLGTTELAISVVSLQEVVNVPDAISPVPLAPSYLKGIFNLRGTVIPVVDMGTLLDLNHLEGAVGKIAVVVAEGVKIGLYFDSTSEILNVPVDSVCHFNDNPEGVRSVVKSVLKLNNGERLVEVIEPASLLKIENIASLATTSQNGADETKKKKFTRRQCITFKSGTRDFGMNLSAIREIIRVPEIKRSSMQVNYSLGVVSLRGVVIPVLDFKKFLHVEEVGPSLDAEAQRIIILKIQDFYVGFLVDSVDSIKTYFEEDLLPIPMFKQEKVNMMRGMLAVSETCNVLLLAEDQLFSEGEIHEFTRGHSALYSKENAKALEKETAGERHPYISFKLEYMLSTRLSSVDEIANLTEDMVKPPGYPDYVVGVQHMRGEVVTLVDLRMYYGMTYTGDYSNSRILIVRGAQGKIGLLVDSVESIDTVDEAKKIKIPSLFAKDAITALRGDIQEVIEMPDLSGKKKIFMVLDMPEVLNKLLNPNGSAA
- a CDS encoding TIGR02147 family protein; translation: MARINSYQILLAEYESRQSKNKRFSRRAFAALLGISSGRLHEIMNGRHPITLKMAKKLIAKLNLEESKAAYFLRLVESEAYLRADGRKRVRPKSTRLLSEEEFSIVSDWEYFALMALAETATFRSEIPWLARKLSIPEARATEVVEHLLKQGLLNVSEKGEFKNTYTSMTTLIDIPSEVVRKANIECIRQAIENLDKIDVMKRDVSSLTLPVDMEKIPEVKALIREFKSKVTALMTKEQTTEVYNLNIQFVPVSELGI
- a CDS encoding DHA2 family efflux MFS transporter permease subunit, producing MSTAVAHGSSAEPKMDFKAWLAVFGAVLGAFMAILDIQITNASIRDITGGLGATLEEGSWISTSYLVAEIVIIPISGWLTRVFSLRTYLTWTSILFLIFSVACGLAWNLESMIVFRALQGATGGALIPLAFQVILRMPPSKRNVGMAMFAITATFAPAIGPTVGGYLTQMFHWSVVFYMNLIPGIFLMAAIYFGIEKAPKQLELLKQIDRWGIITMAVGLSSLTIFLEEGERKDWFNSTTIVWLAILSVVFLIAFLVIELRIKNPFINLRLLMQKNFGFGCLVNFVVGLAMYGALYLLPLYLATIQGYNSIDIGRTMMWAGIPQLLILPFVPKILARVDARWLAFVGINIFGISCLMNSHLTADVGYDQLMWSQIVRAMGQPLLMIPLSTITTGLVAPQDVGSASGLFNMLRNLGGSVGIALLGTMMSHREKFHSAMLTEGVSLFHKNTQQRISDLQNFFMSSGVDVTTAHQKAIATVDMLVRKQANLLSFNDCFKTVAIALIASSVLILLCDKVKGGGGGEAH
- a CDS encoding BON domain-containing protein, with product MHNKSNRNESRRPYSSQGSYSSRNESRWSGDRDSQRGNFSSYNEDESARDYNMEGSSSRRDWDFEGGTRGAYGRGSNRGDIRYGTDRYSSNEDRYSNNWQATSDYDTNANISRDYNNRNRMSGSSRDSRTDRGDYRSDRGWDRNNMDRNESSRFGSNEDRESDSSPSYGSYGRDYSSQSYSDRDYSGSQSYSGRGDRLREDSYGSSRGGQDRDEARRSSSSASFEGRGPKSYTRSDDRIKEDVCEMLTRHSEIDANDIEVEVKNGEVTLSGTVNERRMKHMAEDLAERVSSVKEVTNNIRVQKESTHDWSSSSSQSESSTDGGTSSTKGSSSGKRAGSSASSTTQNPNH
- a CDS encoding XdhC family protein encodes the protein MTSLSHWCRNMGEDFFSLGIERVPVGETIQVDIPLKFAAAASGLAATYGWRLHINDTTEMEGIEFADVLIQMAAEIAQARGTNMRSLREILAPGTPWIEQPPLKSKKCVLYGRSRVTESLERHLMLLDFQPRIETDFDSLVFRADEIVIVATQTPRDLDLVACAVIARSSHVAIVGDEKRAQSIIRHLNRSEEKMAKEPVYLPAGVDIGARNADEMALSIVVEILLRGRMN
- a CDS encoding ankyrin repeat domain-containing protein; translated protein: MKFVLIIAFSFLSSLAYGQFIDGQDRGNGGDQCEMRIGEIRGDFEKWIIKGGSATLQLPLGITHDQYYRAMLEQMANASVSCTETILKVGAAEKTCLNFRDGQDVPRILCNVERFMNAKGSDQYVLIHHEYAGLAHFEINDGEKSDYRISMQIADYYRADGANKLDNAPAPKCSLDPLRSVSDRMATAIYENKLDCVRMLASQLGYLEQVLTYRYDPLIKELPNENWFILPPVSFAAILGRVDVLNILLDAGFNVNFLQGVHYPLSIASKAGNIESIKALVTRGADLKPVNGKCFSPVDAALTNLEEKSYPVARVYRTVETLLELGADSNSISFGRTTLSRAVENSELVDLLIKHGASVSAVDKYGRSAIYFCRSEGCVDRLVKLGADVNALDYSGSRAIDIVPTAAAVKALLNHGSPPRRKLVSVPRDVAP
- a CDS encoding HlyD family secretion protein, with amino-acid sequence MSSVATPQWAQTFRSLSDKLISPAFKEKIKQSPLGKINLNPKQKKIAKWGGIAALLLISIASYNIFFFESTDDAFVKAHLHTVSPRIIGTVVEVMVQDNQHVKKGDVLVRLDKRDYEVQVKAAQARYGKSHRDLGRFKGFENLGPSERPVFDQYQSDALVTEAELQKAQLQLEYTTIVAPEDGKIGKRNVETGELVQPGQPLMALIEEDPWIEANFKENQIRHFKPGQKVEIKVDAIPGKSFLGRLDSVSPGSGSTFSLLPPDNATGNFTKIVQRIPVKIVFDKEDMKGYEDKLISGMSTEVSVRIH
- a CDS encoding TIGR02147 family protein encodes the protein MVEIIKTELLRRKRDNKSYSLRAFADFLEISPGRLSELLSGKRSLSKKMKIKISERLGLSEMNELLETQPQNLTFSDRTDYHFLSNDAFTVLADWYHFAILSLADTADFKADPKWIAKRLGISILEATEALARLRKVGAIKLSGSKMTKTNKSVRAGNGLDSQALRISHRQSIEQAVISLNETPVDLRDISSITMAIDLKKLPIAKKIIQEFRHKMADVMESGNQTEVYNLNIQLVPVSTRRTL
- a CDS encoding NTP transferase domain-containing protein; amino-acid sequence: MSRISCVLIAAGSFSPVVGKSLIRENILDILNIPFEEVIAVTEQDTEAYCQALRDLPLKVTYNSEFALGQHSSIRNGLTHLRKYYDGVLVLRADDVNQDVDILQDMVCLFRAQMGKSIVHQAGRSLNLQPMLIPREFVPDILQYEDGDHDCSYLLKRYPVRVAPLAVADNYLTDIGPSDDFSITLVSQHG